The Synechococcus sp. WH 8016 genome includes a region encoding these proteins:
- the recN gene encoding DNA repair protein RecN, which produces MLTGLRLDNIALIERLELAFEQGFTVLTGETGAGKSLLLDALDALLGGMQGTSAGRLVRTGCDRAVIEATFTPDAAARRWLQEHQLDDDGGDLVLSREWRRQDERLSSRSRLNGTVVNRQQLLQLRPLLIDLTVQGQTQQLAYSGQQRRWIDRLGGEPLAQCLQTVRECFQIWQTCHAEVLKLETDRRRLQEEQQEQDALLLELEAASLDDPSEIQQLEQEQDRLVHGVRLLEGLAVLIGRLQDGAEQAPSVLDHLTACCHELQQLQTLDASLSVSAESCLDLEAGVLDLIRGLEAYGAALESDPERLGVLQERLALLKRLERRYGVELKVLIERRNALRDQHAAGGADAALEVLRHQEEEARKHRDSCNQSLTALRQASAVGLEERLTAHLRPMGLENVRFRVDFSAAEPMDLGADAICFLFSANPGQPLSPLGEVASGGEMSRFLLALKTCLADVDGSSTLLFDEIDSGVSGRVSGEMANLLRTMAEHRQVFCVTHQPLVAAAADHHFRVSKEVLNGETCSRVSHLRDTQARRQELAELAGGDFDDAQAYAASLLDQRAA; this is translated from the coding sequence GTGCTGACCGGTCTGAGACTGGACAACATCGCACTGATCGAGCGCTTGGAGTTGGCGTTCGAACAAGGTTTTACCGTGCTGACCGGTGAGACAGGGGCAGGAAAGTCACTGCTGTTAGATGCGCTTGATGCCCTCCTGGGTGGCATGCAGGGGACGTCTGCGGGGCGGTTGGTCAGGACGGGTTGTGATCGCGCGGTGATTGAAGCGACTTTCACCCCCGACGCCGCTGCGCGACGTTGGCTTCAAGAGCATCAACTGGATGATGACGGAGGTGATTTGGTTCTGTCGCGGGAGTGGCGACGACAAGACGAACGCTTGAGCAGTCGCTCAAGGCTGAATGGCACCGTCGTGAACCGGCAGCAATTGCTTCAGCTCAGGCCCTTGTTGATTGATCTCACCGTGCAGGGTCAAACCCAGCAGCTTGCCTATTCGGGTCAGCAACGTCGTTGGATCGATCGACTCGGCGGTGAGCCGCTCGCGCAGTGTTTACAAACCGTGCGGGAGTGTTTCCAGATTTGGCAGACCTGCCATGCCGAGGTGTTGAAGTTGGAGACAGATCGACGTCGTCTCCAAGAGGAGCAGCAGGAGCAAGACGCGTTGTTGCTGGAACTCGAGGCCGCTTCCCTTGATGACCCCTCCGAAATTCAACAGTTGGAACAGGAGCAAGACCGCTTGGTCCATGGCGTGCGCTTGCTCGAGGGTCTTGCTGTGTTGATTGGCCGGCTTCAAGACGGCGCTGAGCAGGCTCCATCGGTTTTGGATCACCTCACGGCCTGCTGCCACGAGCTGCAGCAATTGCAGACCCTTGATGCCTCCCTGAGCGTTTCGGCTGAGAGCTGCCTTGATCTGGAGGCTGGTGTTCTCGATTTAATCCGGGGCCTGGAAGCGTATGGAGCGGCTTTGGAGAGCGATCCAGAACGATTGGGTGTGCTGCAGGAACGGCTGGCTTTGCTGAAACGCTTGGAGCGGCGTTATGGCGTTGAACTGAAGGTGTTGATTGAGCGGCGTAATGCGCTGCGCGATCAACATGCCGCTGGGGGTGCCGACGCGGCGTTGGAGGTGTTGCGCCACCAGGAAGAGGAGGCTCGCAAGCATCGCGATTCCTGCAACCAATCGCTCACGGCTTTGCGACAGGCTTCCGCCGTGGGCTTGGAGGAGCGCTTGACGGCCCACTTGCGACCGATGGGCCTTGAAAATGTGCGCTTTCGGGTGGATTTCTCTGCAGCTGAGCCCATGGATCTAGGCGCAGATGCGATCTGCTTTTTATTTTCGGCGAATCCAGGCCAGCCCCTGTCCCCGTTAGGAGAGGTGGCCTCAGGAGGGGAGATGTCGCGTTTTCTGTTGGCACTCAAAACCTGTCTGGCCGATGTGGATGGTTCCAGCACCTTGTTGTTCGACGAGATTGATAGTGGCGTGAGCGGCCGCGTCAGTGGAGAGATGGCCAACTTGCTGCGAACCATGGCCGAGCACCGCCAGGTGTTTTGTGTGACCCATCAACCCTTAGTGGCCGCAGCTGCAGATCATCACTTCCGAGTTAGCAAGGAGGTGCTGAACGGTGAAACCTGCTCGCGAGTGTCCCACCTGCGGGACACTCAGGCCAGACGTCAAGAATTGGCTGAATTGGCTGGAGGGGATTTTGATGATGCTCAGGCCTATGCGGCAAGTTTGTTGGATCAGCGAGCAGCCTGA
- a CDS encoding alpha/beta fold hydrolase, protein MTFLFHRWVDGVRAAALASVFTFLGAGSVSAVERLKFDLPLLDVSVSLNLKGAGTAAELIEANPDLQELDRAGDGSVSRLLAQFLTAPLPQRTSSVLEQSVGHPLLEQALLAASELVKVEGLPPDTSGQMLSDSLQAAYRAGEPHLLGMLRRVPGESLSIDFQALAFYSKRLRANQDDARALVQQGTAMAPAPTSLAESGSEGWSRAEIRFAVAHRSEPLEITMLTPKGTSNGKLVVISHGLWDEPDSFEGWGRLLAANGYTVLLPDHPGSDAKQQKQLLDGASPPPSSEELRFRPLDVSALLDGVQAGNLLSGQQIAIDDVAVVGHSWGATAALQLSGLQTTSRKLKMRCQDPRDPDRNLSWVLQCSWLSGADQGSLADPRVKAAVVVSPPMRLLFDESSGPSLQAKVLLVSGTKDWVVPSDPEAVVPLQGGKPLANGHRLVLASGGSHFNLWAPADQKEAPILGPMILAWINEQLAVPSSHTFSGGGWGNASVPLVDVTGQL, encoded by the coding sequence ATGACTTTTTTGTTTCATCGTTGGGTTGATGGCGTTCGTGCGGCTGCTCTGGCCTCCGTATTCACTTTTTTAGGGGCAGGATCCGTTTCTGCAGTTGAGCGACTCAAGTTTGATCTACCCCTCTTGGATGTAAGTGTTTCGCTCAATTTGAAGGGAGCAGGCACCGCTGCGGAGTTGATTGAGGCCAACCCTGACCTGCAGGAATTAGATCGGGCTGGTGATGGTTCCGTGTCTCGACTGCTTGCCCAGTTCCTGACTGCACCTCTTCCCCAGCGGACGTCGAGCGTGTTGGAGCAATCGGTGGGCCATCCATTGCTGGAGCAAGCCTTATTGGCGGCGTCCGAGCTGGTGAAGGTGGAGGGTCTGCCGCCAGATACCAGTGGACAAATGCTGTCGGATTCTCTTCAAGCGGCCTATCGCGCTGGAGAGCCCCATTTGCTGGGAATGCTTCGTCGCGTTCCGGGGGAGTCGTTATCGATCGACTTTCAGGCTTTGGCTTTTTACTCCAAACGCTTGCGGGCCAATCAGGATGATGCCCGCGCGCTCGTTCAGCAAGGAACAGCGATGGCCCCGGCGCCAACGTCTCTGGCTGAATCGGGGTCTGAGGGCTGGTCGCGGGCTGAGATCCGCTTTGCTGTGGCCCATCGCTCTGAACCCCTCGAGATCACGATGTTGACTCCAAAGGGAACGTCCAACGGGAAGCTTGTGGTGATTTCCCATGGATTGTGGGACGAGCCCGATAGTTTCGAAGGCTGGGGCCGTTTGTTGGCTGCTAATGGATACACCGTTCTTCTTCCAGATCATCCAGGCAGCGACGCTAAGCAGCAAAAGCAGTTGCTTGATGGAGCCTCTCCTCCGCCGAGTTCTGAGGAGCTACGGTTTCGTCCCTTGGATGTCTCAGCTCTTCTGGATGGAGTGCAAGCAGGGAACTTGTTGTCTGGACAACAGATTGCTATCGATGACGTAGCGGTTGTGGGGCACTCATGGGGTGCCACAGCGGCGTTGCAATTAAGTGGTCTACAGACCACCAGCAGGAAGCTGAAAATGCGATGTCAGGACCCTCGTGATCCAGATCGCAATCTCAGTTGGGTGTTGCAATGCAGTTGGTTGTCAGGAGCTGATCAAGGATCCCTGGCCGACCCTCGTGTCAAGGCAGCGGTTGTGGTCAGTCCACCCATGAGGCTTCTTTTTGATGAGTCGAGCGGACCTTCCCTTCAGGCGAAGGTGTTGTTGGTGAGTGGAACAAAAGATTGGGTGGTGCCCTCCGATCCTGAGGCCGTGGTCCCTTTGCAGGGGGGGAAGCCATTGGCGAATGGTCACCGCCTCGTGCTGGCTTCAGGTGGCAGTCATTTCAATCTTTGGGCGCCTGCAGATCAGAAGGAAGCGCCGATTCTTGGGCCAATGATCTTGGCTTGGATCAATGAACAGCTGGCTGTTCCCTCATCTCATACCTTCAGCGGAGGTGGTTGGGGGAATGCGTCCGTTCCTTTGGTCGATGTCACTGGACAGCTCTAA
- a CDS encoding AarF/ABC1/UbiB kinase family protein, whose amino-acid sequence MAQQELGDFIEAAGLLEYDPAAITRIYAGHPQRLLRRLWQTLVPIGLLLLGVGVDKLLGLLSNQERARTRARECANLLVDLGPAFIKAGQALSTRPDIVPPVLLEELAQLQDQLPGFDSDLAMACIEDDLGAPVDSIYSELDREPISAASLGQVHQGYLKNGQKVAVKVQRPGLREQITLDLYIVRNIAAWLNSNIGLIRSDLVALIDELGSRVFEEMDYLNEAANANKFRELHKQNPRIAVPKIFAEATSRRVLTMEWIDGVKLTNLEAVRELGIDPNDMVEVGVSCSLQQLLEHGFFHADPHPGNLLAMADGRLCYLDFGMMSEVSRESRTGLIQAVVHLVNRNFGKLSKDFVTLGFLAEDVNLEPIVPAFESVFSQAIEMGVNRMDFKSVTDDMSGVMYKFPFRVPPYYALILRSLVTLEGIALSVDSEFKILGAAYPYFARRLMEDPDPQLRQSLKEMLFEGDAFRWTRLEGLVASAGSQNQLDLESLLDQVLDFLFSANGGMLRNQLVEAVADRLDAIGWTALQRIGRRLPRPLQPPLLLDIPPSLNEDNYLDLEPIRQLINVLQQLPGFNPDLVFSRLPRLIRERDARQMGVALAQGLAERGVVRLVKAAAGSPN is encoded by the coding sequence GTGGCACAACAAGAGCTAGGAGATTTCATTGAGGCCGCCGGCCTGCTGGAGTACGACCCGGCTGCCATCACGCGGATCTATGCCGGCCATCCACAACGCCTCCTGCGCCGCCTCTGGCAAACCCTGGTCCCCATTGGGCTTTTGCTGCTCGGAGTTGGTGTTGACAAGCTTCTAGGACTGCTCAGCAATCAGGAGCGAGCCCGAACGAGAGCCAGGGAATGTGCCAATTTGCTCGTAGATCTAGGCCCTGCATTCATTAAGGCGGGCCAAGCGCTTTCCACGCGCCCAGACATCGTTCCTCCTGTGCTGCTCGAGGAACTGGCCCAACTCCAAGATCAACTTCCTGGCTTCGATAGCGACCTTGCCATGGCCTGCATCGAGGATGACCTCGGTGCACCGGTCGACAGCATCTACTCCGAACTCGACCGCGAACCTATCTCCGCAGCATCGCTGGGCCAAGTGCACCAGGGGTATCTCAAGAATGGCCAAAAAGTTGCCGTCAAGGTGCAACGCCCTGGGTTGCGAGAACAAATCACTCTTGACCTCTACATCGTTCGCAACATTGCTGCATGGCTGAATAGCAACATCGGCCTTATTCGTAGCGATCTTGTTGCACTGATCGACGAATTAGGGAGCCGCGTTTTTGAAGAGATGGATTATCTCAACGAAGCAGCTAATGCAAATAAATTCCGCGAATTACACAAACAAAATCCGCGCATCGCCGTTCCCAAAATTTTTGCAGAAGCCACCAGTCGACGGGTGCTCACAATGGAATGGATCGATGGCGTCAAACTCACCAATCTCGAAGCTGTTCGGGAGTTAGGAATTGATCCCAATGACATGGTGGAAGTGGGAGTGAGCTGCAGCTTGCAACAGCTGCTCGAACATGGGTTTTTCCACGCTGATCCCCACCCTGGAAACCTCCTAGCGATGGCCGATGGTCGACTCTGCTACCTCGATTTCGGGATGATGAGCGAGGTCAGCCGTGAATCCCGAACCGGACTCATCCAAGCGGTTGTTCATCTTGTAAATCGAAATTTTGGAAAACTCTCCAAGGATTTCGTCACGCTCGGATTTTTAGCCGAAGACGTGAATTTGGAGCCGATCGTGCCTGCTTTTGAATCCGTCTTCAGTCAAGCGATCGAGATGGGCGTTAATCGCATGGATTTCAAAAGCGTGACCGATGATATGTCCGGTGTGATGTACAAATTCCCCTTCCGAGTTCCCCCTTACTACGCCCTCATCCTCCGCTCTCTTGTCACCCTTGAAGGCATTGCCCTGAGCGTGGATTCGGAGTTCAAAATTCTTGGTGCGGCCTACCCCTACTTCGCCAGACGTTTGATGGAAGATCCAGATCCTCAATTGCGTCAAAGTCTCAAAGAAATGTTGTTCGAAGGTGATGCATTCCGTTGGACAAGGCTGGAAGGTCTTGTTGCAAGTGCAGGGAGTCAAAACCAATTAGATCTCGAGTCGTTGCTCGATCAAGTGCTCGACTTTCTGTTTTCAGCCAACGGCGGCATGCTCCGCAATCAACTGGTTGAAGCGGTAGCGGATCGTTTGGATGCGATTGGCTGGACAGCTCTACAACGCATCGGACGCCGTTTGCCCCGACCTTTACAACCGCCACTGCTCCTCGATATTCCGCCATCCCTCAACGAAGACAACTATCTCGACCTTGAACCGATCAGACAGCTCATCAACGTTTTGCAGCAGTTGCCAGGGTTTAACCCAGATCTTGTGTTTAGTCGGCTTCCTCGCTTGATTCGTGAGCGCGACGCGAGACAAATGGGTGTTGC
- the uvrA gene encoding excinuclease ABC subunit UvrA, whose product MGRPAPTAKEKSASSKDSSSKTVNLSGGSLEEVIRVRGARQHNLKNVDVTIPRNKLVVFTGVSGSGKSSLAFDTIFAEGQRRYVESLSAYARQFLGQVDKPDVDAIEGLSPAISIDQKSTSHNPRSTVGTVTEIQDYLRLLFGRAGEPHCPQCNRAIRPQTIDEMVDQILKLPEGTRYQLLAPVVRGKKGTHSKLISGLAAEGFARIRINREVRELADNIELDKNHLHNIEVVVDRLVAREGIQERLNDSLRTALKRGDGLAIVEVVPKKGEELPEGVEQERLYSENFACPEHGSVIEELSPRLFSFNSPYGACDDCHGLGHLRKFTSERVVPDPSQPVYSAVVPWAEKDNSYYFSLLYSVGEAFGFEIKTPWKDLTDEQKDILLNGSREPIQIQADSRYRKSQTYMRPFEGILPILERQLRDASGEAQRQKLEKYLELVPCASCAGLRLRPEALAVKVGPFRITELTAVSVGQTLERIERLMGVGSHEGSEPLLNSRQIQIGDLVLREIRMRLRFLLDVGLDYLSLDRPAMTLSGGEAQRIRLATQIGAGLTGVLYVLDEPSIGLHQRDNDRLLATLERLRDLGNTLVVVEHDEDTIRAADHLVDIGPGAGVHGGHIVAEGSIDDLLGAEDSLTGAYLSGRKSIPTPAERRNVGTRSLKLLDCSRNNLEGLNVEFPLGRLVSVTGVSGSGKSTLVNELLHPALEHGLGHKVPFPQGLGELRGLKSIDKVIVIDQSPIGRTPRSNAATYTGAFDPIRQIFAATVEAKARGYQVGQFSFNVKGGRCEACRGQGVNVIEMNFLPDVYVQCDVCKGARFNRETLQVTYKGHTIADVLQMTVEQAADVFSAIPQAADRLWTLVDVGLGYVKLGQPAPTLSGGEAQRVKLATELSRRATGKTLYLIDEPTTGLSFYDVHKLMDVMQRLVDKGNSIICIEHNLDVIRCSDWIIDLGPEGGDKGGHVVVTGTPEEVAQHETSHTGRYLSKILQQHPPELIEAAA is encoded by the coding sequence ATGGGGCGCCCTGCTCCGACTGCAAAGGAAAAGTCCGCTTCATCGAAGGATTCTTCGTCGAAGACTGTGAATTTGAGTGGGGGGTCCTTAGAGGAAGTGATTCGGGTGCGAGGCGCCCGTCAGCACAACCTCAAAAACGTGGACGTCACGATTCCGCGGAACAAATTGGTGGTCTTCACCGGTGTCAGTGGCAGCGGTAAAAGCTCATTGGCGTTCGACACGATCTTTGCGGAAGGTCAGCGTCGCTACGTAGAGAGTTTGTCTGCGTATGCGCGTCAATTTCTTGGCCAGGTCGATAAACCTGATGTGGATGCCATTGAAGGGCTATCACCAGCGATTTCGATTGATCAGAAATCAACCAGCCACAACCCTCGCTCCACCGTTGGCACGGTGACGGAGATTCAGGATTATTTGCGTCTGTTGTTTGGTAGGGCAGGAGAACCTCATTGCCCGCAGTGCAATCGAGCGATTCGACCTCAAACCATTGATGAAATGGTTGATCAAATTCTCAAGCTTCCTGAGGGGACGCGTTATCAACTTTTAGCCCCGGTGGTCCGTGGCAAAAAAGGAACCCACAGCAAATTAATTAGTGGATTGGCTGCGGAGGGTTTTGCTCGAATCCGGATTAATCGTGAGGTGCGTGAGCTTGCGGACAATATTGAACTTGATAAAAACCATCTGCACAACATTGAGGTGGTTGTGGATCGTCTTGTCGCTCGGGAAGGAATTCAGGAACGGCTCAATGATTCTTTGCGCACGGCTTTGAAGCGGGGAGATGGTTTAGCGATTGTGGAAGTGGTTCCTAAAAAAGGAGAGGAATTACCAGAGGGAGTGGAACAAGAGCGTCTTTATTCAGAGAATTTTGCTTGTCCAGAGCATGGCTCTGTTATTGAAGAGTTATCACCAAGGTTGTTTTCATTTAATAGTCCTTATGGTGCCTGTGATGATTGTCATGGATTAGGTCATCTACGAAAGTTCACGTCGGAGCGGGTTGTTCCAGATCCATCACAACCGGTGTATTCCGCTGTTGTTCCATGGGCAGAAAAAGATAATTCCTATTACTTCTCACTTTTGTATTCTGTAGGCGAAGCCTTTGGATTTGAAATCAAGACCCCTTGGAAGGACCTAACGGATGAACAGAAGGATATTTTATTGAATGGGAGTCGCGAGCCGATTCAAATTCAGGCGGATAGTCGCTATCGAAAGTCTCAAACCTATATGAGACCTTTTGAGGGGATTTTACCGATCCTTGAGCGTCAACTTCGCGATGCAAGTGGAGAAGCTCAGAGGCAAAAGCTTGAAAAATATCTCGAACTAGTCCCCTGCGCTAGTTGTGCGGGTTTGCGCTTAAGACCCGAGGCGCTCGCGGTGAAAGTTGGTCCGTTTCGGATCACTGAACTTACGGCTGTCAGCGTGGGTCAAACTCTTGAACGCATTGAACGTTTGATGGGGGTGGGTAGCCATGAAGGCTCTGAGCCCTTGCTGAACTCTCGTCAGATTCAGATCGGTGATCTTGTTTTGAGGGAGATCCGGATGCGCCTGCGTTTTCTCCTTGACGTGGGATTGGATTATCTGAGCTTGGATCGACCAGCGATGACGCTGTCGGGTGGTGAAGCTCAGCGGATCCGCCTTGCCACTCAAATTGGTGCTGGGCTGACGGGCGTTCTTTATGTGCTTGATGAACCGAGCATTGGCTTGCATCAGCGCGACAACGATCGTTTGTTGGCCACGCTTGAACGTTTAAGAGATCTAGGCAACACCTTGGTGGTGGTTGAGCACGATGAAGACACGATTCGCGCTGCCGATCATCTTGTCGATATTGGCCCTGGAGCCGGAGTGCATGGCGGTCACATCGTGGCCGAGGGGTCGATTGATGATTTATTAGGCGCTGAGGATTCTTTAACGGGTGCTTATTTAAGTGGAAGAAAGAGTATTCCCACTCCAGCAGAGCGACGCAATGTTGGTACCCGTAGTTTGAAACTTCTCGATTGCTCTCGCAACAATCTTGAGGGATTGAATGTGGAGTTTCCGCTTGGACGTCTGGTTTCGGTTACAGGCGTAAGCGGCAGCGGTAAAAGCACCTTGGTGAATGAGTTGCTCCATCCAGCACTGGAGCACGGACTTGGCCATAAAGTGCCTTTCCCACAAGGATTGGGAGAACTTCGCGGGCTCAAATCGATCGACAAGGTGATTGTGATCGATCAGTCTCCGATCGGTCGTACTCCCCGTTCGAATGCGGCTACCTATACAGGCGCTTTTGATCCTATTCGTCAGATTTTTGCCGCAACGGTGGAAGCGAAGGCCCGCGGTTATCAGGTTGGACAGTTCAGTTTCAATGTGAAGGGTGGTCGTTGTGAGGCCTGTCGTGGCCAGGGTGTGAATGTGATTGAAATGAATTTTTTACCAGATGTTTATGTGCAATGTGATGTCTGCAAGGGGGCTCGGTTTAACCGCGAAACGCTTCAGGTCACGTACAAAGGGCACACGATCGCCGACGTGCTCCAAATGACAGTGGAGCAGGCAGCGGATGTGTTTTCTGCGATCCCCCAGGCTGCAGATCGTCTTTGGACCCTGGTGGATGTTGGTTTGGGGTACGTGAAACTTGGCCAGCCAGCGCCAACCCTTTCTGGAGGTGAAGCTCAGCGCGTCAAACTTGCTACTGAATTGTCGCGTCGCGCTACGGGAAAAACGCTCTATTTAATCGACGAACCAACCACTGGACTCAGCTTTTATGATGTCCACAAGTTGATGGATGTGATGCAGCGTCTTGTTGATAAGGGAAACTCGATTATTTGCATTGAGCACAATCTGGATGTGATCCGTTGTTCAGATTGGATCATTGATTTAGGTCCAGAAGGCGGTGACAAGGGAGGTCATGTTGTGGTGACTGGCACGCCTGAGGAGGTTGCCCAGCATGAAACCAGTCATACCGGTCGCTATCTCAGCAAGATTTTGCAGCAACATCCACCTGAATTGATCGAGGCGGCGGCATGA